In Methanobrevibacter olleyae, the following are encoded in one genomic region:
- a CDS encoding prephenate dehydrogenase, with amino-acid sequence MKVGIIGGTRGLGKTLAWYFKDLNFEVTITGRDTRVGAKVSEELKVKYSNNNKKIVQNSDIVIISVPISHTEEIIEELAPFMKDGSLMLDVTSVKEGPSNKMKECLNEGVEFIPTHPVFGPRTTDLKGQIIVLTPIEKGKWYPKVYKFLEEKGMRIIETTAEHHDDMMAVVQVLTHFSYISTASAIEKLKINLKDTEDYESPIYNLMIDTIARIVSQNPYLTYSIQHENKRGEKIRQALFDSIVELKDALTNEDEDKFVEIALKATKHMGDIQAALGRSDKAINSLTQEYNILQQSIGCEIGLKHIYSGKIHVGTLKKIDLDFAHLEDANKKLKKLKIANIEILNEEELFQWKINNQKIYTMDISSIFSRASNPHIIKDTLKRIEDIIDVEIIDVYKGSPIKENEISYTFKIKSLSKESTKECKKVLKGFGGISR; translated from the coding sequence ATGAAAGTTGGAATTATTGGAGGAACAAGGGGTTTAGGAAAAACCTTAGCTTGGTATTTTAAAGACCTTAACTTTGAAGTTACAATTACTGGAAGAGATACTAGAGTAGGAGCTAAAGTAAGTGAAGAGCTTAAAGTTAAATATTCTAATAATAATAAAAAAATAGTTCAAAACAGTGATATTGTAATTATTTCTGTACCTATTTCACATACTGAAGAAATTATTGAAGAATTAGCTCCATTTATGAAAGATGGATCATTAATGTTAGATGTTACTTCTGTTAAAGAAGGTCCAAGTAATAAAATGAAAGAATGCTTAAATGAAGGGGTTGAATTTATCCCTACACACCCTGTTTTTGGTCCTAGAACAACTGATTTGAAAGGGCAAATTATAGTGCTTACACCAATAGAAAAAGGAAAATGGTATCCTAAAGTCTACAAATTCCTAGAAGAGAAAGGTATGAGAATAATTGAAACCACAGCTGAACATCATGACGATATGATGGCTGTTGTACAAGTCTTAACTCATTTTTCTTATATTTCAACTGCTTCCGCAATTGAAAAATTAAAAATAAACCTTAAGGATACAGAAGATTATGAAAGTCCAATTTATAATTTAATGATTGATACAATAGCAAGAATTGTATCTCAAAATCCATATCTTACCTACTCAATCCAACATGAAAATAAACGTGGAGAAAAAATTAGACAAGCTCTATTTGACTCAATTGTAGAATTAAAAGATGCTTTAACAAATGAAGATGAAGATAAATTCGTTGAAATTGCACTAAAGGCAACTAAACATATGGGAGACATTCAAGCAGCATTAGGTAGAAGTGATAAAGCAATAAATTCACTTACACAAGAATACAATATACTCCAACAATCTATTGGATGTGAAATAGGGCTAAAGCATATTTACTCTGGAAAAATACATGTAGGAACACTTAAAAAAATTGATTTAGACTTCGCACATTTAGAAGATGCAAATAAAAAACTTAAAAAATTAAAAATAGCTAATATAGAAATTTTAAATGAAGAAGAATTATTCCAATGGAAAATTAACAATCAAAAAATTTACACAATGGATATTAGCTCTATCTTTAGTAGAGCTTCAAATCCACATATCATTAAAGATACTTTAAAAAGAATTGAAGATATTATTGATGTAGAAATAATTGATGTTTACAAAGGAAGCCCTATAAAAGAAAATGAGATTAGTTATACTTTTAAAATTAA
- a CDS encoding mRNA surveillance protein pelota — protein sequence MKITYQDKKKGIIELLPETLDDLWHLSHIIAEGDTVYSKTTRRIQDNTGDKLRSDRGVKKTFTLGVSVEDLSFHIFTGKLRIIGSIIKGPEDLIPLGSHHTIEAKLNTPIKIFKEQWSQYVLKRINQAIEASKKLSAIIVVLEDDVADFGLMRQLGIEYYGPVMGNVSGKQIIDKNRAKNIEKFYQKIVDYILKFDNIQTIVLAGPGFFKNDFLKYLESKHADLAKKSIIESTGSGGRVGINEVLKKGTVEKLAAENRVAFEISAINEILQEIAKSSNLVVYGKKQVKEAINIGAIEKLLVLDNLIRSEDLEESMDMVERMSGEVLVISSQHEGGKQLEGLGGMAATLRYSIS from the coding sequence ATGAAGATAACTTATCAAGATAAAAAGAAAGGGATTATTGAACTTCTTCCTGAAACATTAGATGATTTATGGCATTTGTCTCATATAATTGCTGAAGGAGATACTGTATATTCTAAAACAACAAGAAGAATTCAAGATAATACAGGAGATAAGTTAAGAAGTGACAGAGGAGTTAAAAAAACATTTACACTAGGTGTTTCTGTAGAAGATTTAAGTTTCCATATTTTTACAGGAAAACTTAGAATAATCGGTTCTATAATTAAAGGTCCTGAAGACTTGATTCCTCTTGGATCTCACCATACAATTGAAGCTAAGTTAAATACACCTATTAAGATTTTTAAAGAACAATGGTCACAATATGTTTTAAAAAGAATCAATCAGGCAATTGAGGCTTCTAAAAAATTATCTGCAATTATTGTAGTGTTAGAAGATGATGTAGCTGATTTTGGTTTGATGAGGCAACTTGGAATTGAGTATTATGGTCCAGTTATGGGAAATGTTTCTGGAAAACAAATTATTGATAAAAATAGAGCTAAAAATATTGAAAAATTTTATCAAAAAATTGTAGATTATATCCTTAAATTTGATAATATCCAAACTATTGTTTTAGCAGGTCCGGGGTTCTTTAAAAATGATTTTTTAAAATATTTAGAATCAAAACATGCCGATTTAGCTAAAAAGTCCATAATTGAGTCTACTGGCTCTGGTGGTCGTGTAGGTATTAATGAGGTTCTTAAAAAAGGTACAGTTGAAAAATTAGCTGCAGAAAATAGAGTTGCATTTGAAATTTCAGCTATTAATGAAATACTTCAAGAAATAGCTAAATCTTCTAATTTAGTGGTTTATGGTAAAAAACAAGTAAAAGAAGCTATTAATATAGGGGCTATTGAAAAATTACTTGTTTTAGATAATTTAATTAGAAGTGAAGATTTAGAGGAATCTATGGATATGGTAGAAAGGATGTCTGGTGAAGTGTTAGTTATAAGCAGTCAACATGAAGGTGGAAAACAACTTGAAGGATTAGGTGGTATGGCTGCTACTTTAAGGTATTCTATTTCTTAG
- a CDS encoding cell wall biosynthesis protein: MYLELFIVFILSLIGTGALNIIFRFLGKRGYIGNLYESVRGGTPRGIGIVPFILISLFLPAGYNNLVLVMGLCALVDDIMGRRRIANLPIEIGQLARGIGMLCVIGLGYPLMGVSSILVALMIQPLNIADMQPGTAVSVVSIMSLFTILAVVIIGVAPVAQIPAYYVPLLTLITCLGYAPLDYSGKIMLGEVGNHSFAIALGIGFYILGGFVGTLILFIVTTGLIAYIRRGNLSRFLINKLHINNPTFGDLFMDVLTGGGLGDLFRKIILRESQKEISDNLLIALGFRRLIYNPYSHNLERVVEKDVRTKPADLRKLY; encoded by the coding sequence ATGTATTTAGAATTATTTATTGTATTTATATTATCATTAATTGGAACTGGAGCTTTAAATATTATATTCCGTTTCTTAGGTAAAAGAGGCTACATAGGTAATCTATATGAATCAGTACGTGGAGGAACTCCTCGTGGGATTGGCATAGTTCCATTTATTTTAATTAGTTTATTTTTACCTGCAGGATATAACAATCTTGTTTTAGTAATGGGACTATGTGCTCTAGTTGATGATATAATGGGTAGAAGAAGAATAGCTAATTTACCTATTGAAATAGGCCAGCTTGCTAGAGGAATAGGTATGTTATGTGTTATTGGATTGGGCTATCCTCTTATGGGTGTCTCTTCTATTTTAGTTGCTTTAATGATTCAGCCATTAAATATTGCAGATATGCAACCAGGAACTGCAGTAAGTGTAGTTTCTATTATGAGTTTATTCACCATCCTTGCAGTTGTTATTATAGGTGTAGCACCTGTAGCACAGATTCCTGCATATTATGTACCCTTGCTTACTTTAATTACTTGTTTAGGTTATGCTCCTTTAGATTATTCTGGAAAGATCATGTTAGGTGAAGTAGGTAATCATAGTTTTGCCATTGCTTTAGGAATTGGTTTTTATATTCTTGGAGGATTTGTAGGAACTTTAATATTATTCATTGTAACTACTGGATTAATTGCATATATTAGAAGAGGAAACTTATCTAGATTCCTTATTAATAAATTACATATAAACAATCCAACTTTTGGTGATTTATTTATGGATGTTTTAACTGGTGGAGGTTTAGGTGATTTATTTAGAAAAATCATTCTTAGGGAGAGTCAAAAAGAAATTAGTGATAATTTATTAATTGCACTTGGATTTAGAAGGTTAATTTATAATCCATACTCTCATAATCTTGAAAGAGTAGTTGAAAAAGATGTTAGAACAAAACCTGCAGATTTAAGAAAGCTATATTAA
- a CDS encoding nitroreductase family protein translates to MADIFEVIKNRRSVREYKQEQIDDEDIEKILHAAILAPTARGEAPWHFTVIQNKELLDDINESVNNILRNSGDELLEAIAKSGKHIMHNAPTVVIVSAKSSATNMQADVSAAIENMLLAAEGLDIGSCWLGLIAAYFSIEENLKNLHIPEGYTPLYGVSLGYKVNENEPNPRDDVLINWLK, encoded by the coding sequence ATGGCTGATATTTTTGAAGTTATTAAAAATCGTAGAAGTGTAAGAGAATATAAGCAAGAACAAATTGATGATGAAGATATTGAAAAAATATTACATGCAGCTATTTTAGCACCTACTGCAAGAGGAGAGGCTCCATGGCATTTTACTGTAATCCAAAATAAAGAACTTCTTGATGATATTAATGAATCTGTTAATAATATCTTAAGAAATTCTGGGGATGAACTTCTTGAAGCTATTGCAAAATCTGGAAAACATATAATGCATAATGCCCCAACTGTTGTAATAGTTTCTGCTAAATCTTCTGCAACCAATATGCAAGCAGATGTTTCTGCAGCTATTGAAAATATGCTTCTTGCTGCTGAAGGTTTAGACATTGGGTCTTGTTGGCTAGGTTTAATTGCAGCTTACTTCAGCATTGAAGAAAACTTGAAAAACTTACACATTCCTGAAGGCTACACTCCATTATATGGGGTTTCTTTAGGTTATAAAGTTAATGAAAACGAACCAAATCCACGTGATGATGTTTTAATTAATTGGTTAAAATAA
- a CDS encoding FAD-dependent oxidoreductase produces MENIEKIKNIVIGAGPAGRLGSFELGKLGEETLIIEKNYIAGTCLNEGCMVVCALTDISRFLRDYKRFGEIGFINGDISLDFKSACDNIKKTQKILRKLNQEENESVNNKVLYGQASVEINEDEKIIVTVKLDNNNELQNQEYKNKEYLSFEAENLLIATGARPFIPNILGAEHALTSSDVLNLEEIPSKLNIIGGGIIATELSNLFSSFGSEVKIIARSEILKDLDLEIKDYVVSKLIDEVEIYENTNVLEISENSIKTDKGEFLGKTLIATGRVPNSEIVADIVDLNDDGSIKVNEFFQTSNPNIYSAGDVTGGITLTPYARKEGISAGRNMAGYLNKFDDLIVPQSLTLDMDVSFAKKQNRGIDGKDNENIKDVVIPGLAGPHAFWRILSGGTGLTKVSLNKQTEEVEKVSSISPSSIDDTAYLAFLMNMGIEKEAFDDFLEIHPSTDAYYKILKIM; encoded by the coding sequence ATGGAAAACATTGAAAAAATTAAAAATATTGTTATTGGAGCAGGTCCTGCAGGAAGACTTGGATCATTTGAACTTGGAAAATTAGGTGAAGAAACCTTAATTATAGAAAAGAACTACATTGCAGGAACCTGTCTTAATGAAGGATGTATGGTTGTTTGTGCATTAACTGATATTAGTCGTTTTTTAAGAGATTATAAAAGATTTGGTGAAATTGGATTTATCAATGGAGATATAAGCCTTGACTTTAAATCTGCATGTGATAATATTAAAAAGACTCAAAAAATCCTCCGTAAACTTAACCAGGAAGAAAATGAAAGTGTGAATAATAAAGTCCTCTATGGCCAAGCAAGTGTAGAAATAAATGAAGATGAAAAAATCATAGTTACAGTTAAATTAGACAACAATAATGAGCTTCAAAATCAAGAATATAAAAATAAAGAATATTTAAGCTTTGAAGCTGAAAATTTATTAATAGCTACTGGTGCTAGACCATTTATTCCAAATATCCTAGGGGCAGAACATGCCTTAACAAGTAGTGATGTACTTAATCTAGAGGAAATTCCAAGTAAATTAAATATAATAGGTGGAGGAATAATAGCTACTGAGCTTTCCAATTTATTTTCAAGCTTTGGAAGTGAAGTAAAGATCATTGCAAGAAGTGAAATCTTAAAAGATTTAGATTTAGAAATTAAAGATTATGTAGTTAGTAAACTTATTGATGAAGTGGAAATTTATGAAAATACAAATGTTTTAGAAATAAGTGAAAACTCTATTAAAACAGATAAAGGAGAGTTTCTTGGTAAAACTTTAATAGCTACTGGAAGAGTTCCTAATTCTGAAATTGTAGCAGATATTGTAGACTTAAATGATGATGGCTCAATTAAAGTAAATGAATTTTTCCAAACCTCAAATCCAAATATCTATTCTGCAGGTGATGTTACAGGAGGAATAACCTTAACCCCTTATGCAAGAAAAGAGGGAATTTCCGCAGGAAGGAACATGGCAGGTTATTTAAATAAATTTGATGATCTTATCGTTCCACAATCATTAACATTAGATATGGATGTTAGTTTTGCTAAAAAACAAAATAGAGGTATTGATGGTAAAGATAATGAAAACATTAAAGATGTTGTTATTCCAGGTCTTGCAGGGCCTCATGCCTTTTGGAGAATCTTAAGTGGAGGAACAGGACTTACTAAAGTTTCATTGAATAAGCAGACCGAAGAAGTTGAAAAAGTAAGCTCAATTTCACCATCTTCAATTGATGATACTGCATATCTCGCATTCTTAATGAATATGGGAATAGAAAAAGAAGCATTTGATGATTTTTTAGAAATTCATCCATCAACAGATGCTTATTATAAAATTTTAAAAATCATGTAA
- a CDS encoding ATP-binding cassette domain-containing protein produces the protein MLEVKNIKYSYNNKYQALKGVSLKVEKGEMIALLGKNGAGKSTLFLHLNGIFEPDEGKVFIEGEELKYDKKSLVKFRQKVGIVFQNPDDQIFAPTVEEDVAFGPLNLGLPMEEVQKRVTEALARVGMSGFEKKAPHHLSGGQKKRVAIAGILAMKPKIMVLDEPTAGLDPQGVTDLTRLLKELNEEGITIIISTHEVDLVPNYAKKVFVLVDGLLIAEGSTKEIFAQPEILEKANLKVPIVTELFQRLESEGIDMENDYPLTIEEASDKFLNLLNKN, from the coding sequence ATGTTAGAAGTGAAAAATATTAAATACTCTTATAATAATAAGTATCAAGCACTTAAAGGAGTTAGCTTAAAAGTTGAAAAGGGAGAAATGATTGCTCTTTTAGGTAAGAATGGTGCTGGAAAATCTACATTGTTTCTTCATTTAAACGGTATCTTTGAGCCTGATGAAGGTAAAGTATTTATTGAAGGTGAAGAATTAAAATATGATAAAAAATCTCTAGTTAAATTTAGGCAAAAAGTAGGAATTGTTTTTCAAAATCCTGATGATCAGATATTTGCACCTACAGTAGAGGAGGATGTTGCTTTTGGACCTTTAAATCTAGGTTTGCCTATGGAAGAAGTTCAAAAAAGAGTAACAGAAGCATTAGCTCGTGTAGGAATGAGCGGATTTGAGAAAAAAGCGCCTCATCACCTAAGTGGCGGTCAGAAGAAAAGGGTTGCTATTGCAGGTATTCTTGCAATGAAACCTAAAATAATGGTTTTAGATGAACCTACTGCAGGTCTTGACCCTCAAGGAGTAACAGACTTAACTAGATTATTAAAGGAACTTAATGAAGAAGGAATTACAATTATTATTTCAACTCATGAAGTTGACCTAGTTCCTAACTATGCAAAAAAGGTATTTGTTTTAGTGGATGGTTTATTAATTGCAGAAGGAAGCACTAAAGAAATTTTTGCACAACCAGAAATTCTTGAAAAAGCAAATCTAAAAGTACCAATTGTCACAGAGCTTTTCCAAAGATTAGAAAGTGAAGGGATTGATATGGAAAATGATTATCCTTTGACAATTGAAGAGGCAAGTGATAAGTTTTTAAACTTATTAAATAAAAACTAA
- the cbiQ gene encoding cobalt ECF transporter T component CbiQ, protein MKFDIDYIAHNNKLTEANPYFKLFLTIILLIATLALDNLYFDIFIFILMSIVILAIAKINYKSYLKFLTIPLAFLIITCLFLIFFFGKGDVIYETGIFGIVVTRNSWHYGLYTFFRVIGCLPSLGFLALTTPIAKIFHCLETMKVPKILIEIGLLMYNTIFIFLNEIDTMQKAQETRLGYHSYWSSLRSLGALISTIFLRSLDKSETLQHALDSRGYTGELPVYIPPKKEE, encoded by the coding sequence ATGAAATTTGATATAGATTATATTGCCCATAATAATAAGTTAACTGAAGCAAATCCTTATTTTAAATTGTTTTTAACAATAATCCTATTAATTGCTACATTAGCACTAGATAACCTATATTTCGATATTTTTATATTTATTCTAATGTCTATTGTAATATTAGCTATAGCAAAGATCAACTATAAATCCTATTTAAAATTTTTAACAATCCCCCTTGCATTTCTTATTATAACATGTCTCTTTTTAATATTTTTCTTTGGAAAGGGTGATGTTATCTATGAAACAGGAATATTTGGCATTGTAGTTACTAGAAACTCATGGCATTATGGTCTGTATACATTCTTTAGAGTTATTGGATGTTTACCTTCTTTAGGTTTTCTTGCTTTAACAACACCAATTGCAAAAATTTTCCATTGCTTAGAAACAATGAAAGTACCTAAAATTCTTATTGAAATCGGACTTTTAATGTATAATACAATATTCATATTTTTAAATGAAATTGATACAATGCAAAAAGCACAAGAAACTAGATTAGGTTATCATTCCTACTGGAGTTCATTACGATCTTTAGGTGCTCTTATAAGTACTATATTTTTAAGATCTTTAGATAAAAGTGAAACATTACAACATGCTTTAGATTCTAGAGGCTATACTGGAGAGCTTCCAGTGTACATACCTCCAAAAAAGGAGGAATAA